From Tripterygium wilfordii isolate XIE 37 chromosome 13, ASM1340144v1, whole genome shotgun sequence, the proteins below share one genomic window:
- the LOC120013654 gene encoding uncharacterized protein LOC120013654 isoform X3 — MEAQDHWEGSTGGEISDSDVSFQDTNDGNEDEDLYTSASGSPSKLQFRRDVSRARWNQEMQMAEVLEKKGKMWITTGIVRGGQTFCFLEETLFLAEIGALHLLGDKDTCLALKDIYEKVSEGKSGCCYEFFQVYRQLKSLGYIVGRHGVAWTIKSSKSTSESHSLKEKDSVIELFGNMQVNDNFRPAFDVYYPNSRFRKSAPGDPSFVLCLASGSPPSEAEIQVLEKQFNGVPLKFCHVEHGRVSFFSFDKVELPVLP; from the exons ATGGAGGCGCAGGACCACTGGGAAGGTTCCACGGGAGGAGAAATAAGCGACAGTGATGTCAGTTTTCAAGACACAAATGACggaaatgaagatgaagatctcTACACATCAGCTTCCGGTTCTCCATCCAAGCTTCAATTCAG GAGAGATGTTTCAAGGGCACGTTGGAATCAGGAGATGCAAATGGCTGAGGTTTTGGAAAAGAAGGGTAAAATGTGGATAACCACAGGAATAGTGCGTGGTGGCCAGACTTTCTGCTTCCTTGAAGAGACATT ATTTCTTGCTGAAATTGGGGCACTGCATCTTCTAGGTGATAAAGATACCTGTTTAGCCCTAAAAGATATCTATGAGAAGGTCTCAGAGGGAAAGAGTGGATGCTGCTATGAGTTTTTTCAGGTTTATAGGCAATTGAAGTCACTCGGTTACATTGTTGGGCGGCATGGAGTAGCCTGGACAAttaagagttctaagagcaCCTCAGAGTCTCATTCTTTAAAAGAGAAGGATTCAGTCATTGAATTGTTCGGTAATATGCAGGTCAATGACAATTTTAGGCCAGCCTTTGATGTATACTATCCAAACAGCAGGTTTAGAAAGTCGGCCCCAGGCGATCCAAGCTTTGTGCTTTGCTTAGCTAG TGGCTCTCCACCATCGGAAGCTGAAATACAAGTCCTTGAGAAACAATTTAACGGCGTTCCTTTGAAATTTTGTCATGTTGAGCATGGACGGGTCAGTTTTTTCTCCTTTGACAAGGTTGAGCTGCCCGTCTTACCTTGA
- the LOC120012285 gene encoding zeatin O-glucosyltransferase-like isoform X2 — protein MVNHCKTGQNGLKQQDVVVVMVPLPAQGHLNQLLQLSRLVSSYNIPVHYVGTTTHTSQAKHRVQGWDLLAATNIYFHSFKIPPHQTPSPADSNLSNRFPSYWLPAFNASLNLTEPVSKLLHALSIMSRRVIVIHDSLMASVVQEVGVISNAESYTFHSVSAFTIFLYILEQMEKKPIEYSNVLIPDEIPSLEGCFSLEFVDFMKSQYKYHKNISGKVYNTCRVIEGDYMDLLERQSKDKGIKHWALGPFNPIKLNPEKKRSESRHSCLEWLDIQDNNSVIYVSFGTSTSMNEQEISELAGGLRKSKQKFIWVLRDANKGHVFNEVRDVGRGKLPKGYEESVKEIGLVVRDWAPQLEILAHPAIGGFMSHCGWNSCMESITMGVPIAAWPMHSDQPRNTVLITKLLKIGIVVKDWERREKLVTSGIVEGAVKRLMASKEGDEMRKRAAELGSKVRRSTGEGGVSLREFDSFIAHITR, from the exons ATGGTTAACCATTGCAAAACAGGCCAAAATGGCCTAAAACAACAAGATGTTGTTGTGGTGATGGTGCCACTCCCTGCACAAGGCCACCTGAACCAGCTTCTCCAACTGTCTCGTCTGGTCTCCTCTTACAACATTCCAGTCCACTACGTTGGCACCACCACACACACCTCTCAGGCGAAGCACCGGGTGCAAGGATGGGATCTTCTGGCTGCCACCAACATCTATTTCCACAGCTTCAAAATCCCTCCACATCAAACACCATCCCCTGCTGACTCCAATTTATCAAACAGGTTCCCTTCTTACTGGCTTCCTGCTTTCAATGCCTCGTTGAACCTTACTGAGCCCGTTTCGAAGCTTCTACATGCACTTTCGATCATGTCCAGAAGAGTGATTGTCATCCATGATTCTCTAATGGCATCTGTGGTTCAAGAAGTTGGTGTGATTTCAAATGCAGAGTCATATACTTTCCACAGTGTGTCAGCTTTCACTATTTTCCTCTACATACTGGAACAAATggagaagaaaccaatagagTACTCAAATGTATTGATCCCTGATGAGATTCCATCTCTTGAGGGATGCTTCTCTTTAGAGTTTGTTGATTTCATGAAATCTCAATATAAGTACCACAAAAACATTTCAGGCAAAGTATACAACACTTGCAGAGTCATAGAAGGAGATTACATGGATTTGCTTGAGAGACAAAGCAAGGACAAAGGGATTAAGCATTGGGCATTAGgaccattcaacccaataaagtTGAATCCTGAGAAGAAAAGATCAGAAAGTAGGCATTCCTGCCTGGAATGGCTTGATATACAGGACAATAATTCAGTGATCTATGTGTCATTTGGGACATCAACATCAATGAATGAGCAGGAAATCAGTGAGCTAGCTGGTGGGTTGAGGAAAAGCAAGCAAAAGTTCATTTGGGTTTTGAGAGATGCAAACAAGGGACATGTTTTCAATGAAGTTCGTGATGTGGGAAGAGGTAAGCTCCCAAAAGGGTACGAGGAATCGGTGAAAGAAATAGGATTAGTGGTGAGAGATTGGGCACCCCAATTGGAGATTCTGGCACATCCTGCAATTGGTGGATTCATGAGTCACTGTGGGTGGAATTCTTGCATGGAAAGTATCACCATGGGAGTACCAATAGCAGCCTGGCCTATGCATTCTGATCAGCCAAGAAACACAGTACTCATAACAAAACTACTCAAAATTGGGATTGTTGTCAAGGACtgggagagaagagagaagctTGTGACATCAGGTATAGTTGAAGGTGCTGTGAAGAGGCTAATGGCTTCAAAAGAAGGGGATGAAATGAGGAAGAGAGCAGCAGAATTAGGCAGCAAAGTGAGGCGCTCCACCGGCGAAGGTGGGGTTTCTCTCAGGGAATTTGACTCATTCATTGCTCATATCACAAG ATAA
- the LOC120013654 gene encoding uncharacterized protein LOC120013654 isoform X1 has product MASEPEMSNWTDLLHSSTKLLEQVAPSAQFPPLQDHWEGSTGGEISDSDVSFQDTNDGNEDEDLYTSASGSPSKLQFRRDVSRARWNQEMQMAEVLEKKGKMWITTGIVRGGQTFCFLEETLFLAEIGALHLLGDKDTCLALKDIYEKVSEGKSGCCYEFFQVYRQLKSLGYIVGRHGVAWTIKSSKSTSESHSLKEKDSVIELFGNMQVNDNFRPAFDVYYPNSRFRKSAPGDPSFVLCLASGSPPSEAEIQVLEKQFNGVPLKFCHVEHGRVSFFSFDKVELPVLP; this is encoded by the exons ATGGCGAGTGAGCCAGAGATGAGTAACTGGACCGATCTGCTTCACTCCTCCACGAAGCTTCTAGAACAAGTTGCTCCTTCTGCTCAGTTCCCTCCTCTCCAG GACCACTGGGAAGGTTCCACGGGAGGAGAAATAAGCGACAGTGATGTCAGTTTTCAAGACACAAATGACggaaatgaagatgaagatctcTACACATCAGCTTCCGGTTCTCCATCCAAGCTTCAATTCAG GAGAGATGTTTCAAGGGCACGTTGGAATCAGGAGATGCAAATGGCTGAGGTTTTGGAAAAGAAGGGTAAAATGTGGATAACCACAGGAATAGTGCGTGGTGGCCAGACTTTCTGCTTCCTTGAAGAGACATT ATTTCTTGCTGAAATTGGGGCACTGCATCTTCTAGGTGATAAAGATACCTGTTTAGCCCTAAAAGATATCTATGAGAAGGTCTCAGAGGGAAAGAGTGGATGCTGCTATGAGTTTTTTCAGGTTTATAGGCAATTGAAGTCACTCGGTTACATTGTTGGGCGGCATGGAGTAGCCTGGACAAttaagagttctaagagcaCCTCAGAGTCTCATTCTTTAAAAGAGAAGGATTCAGTCATTGAATTGTTCGGTAATATGCAGGTCAATGACAATTTTAGGCCAGCCTTTGATGTATACTATCCAAACAGCAGGTTTAGAAAGTCGGCCCCAGGCGATCCAAGCTTTGTGCTTTGCTTAGCTAG TGGCTCTCCACCATCGGAAGCTGAAATACAAGTCCTTGAGAAACAATTTAACGGCGTTCCTTTGAAATTTTGTCATGTTGAGCATGGACGGGTCAGTTTTTTCTCCTTTGACAAGGTTGAGCTGCCCGTCTTACCTTGA
- the LOC120013654 gene encoding uncharacterized protein LOC120013654 isoform X2 → MASEPEMSNWTDLLHSSTKLLEQVAPSAQFPPLQDHWEGSTGGEISDSDVSFQDTNDGNEDEDLYTSASGSPSKLQFRRDVSRARWNQEMQMAEVLEKKGKMWITTGIVRGGQTFCFLEETLFLAEIGALHLLGDKDTCLALKDIYEKVSEGKSGCCYEFFQVYRQLKSLGYIVGRHGVAWTIKSSKSTSESHSLKEKDSVIELFGNMQVNDNFRPAFDVYYPNSRFRKSAPGDPSFVLCLASGSPPSEAEIQVLEKQFNGVPLKFCHVEHGREFGQGKCFW, encoded by the exons ATGGCGAGTGAGCCAGAGATGAGTAACTGGACCGATCTGCTTCACTCCTCCACGAAGCTTCTAGAACAAGTTGCTCCTTCTGCTCAGTTCCCTCCTCTCCAG GACCACTGGGAAGGTTCCACGGGAGGAGAAATAAGCGACAGTGATGTCAGTTTTCAAGACACAAATGACggaaatgaagatgaagatctcTACACATCAGCTTCCGGTTCTCCATCCAAGCTTCAATTCAG GAGAGATGTTTCAAGGGCACGTTGGAATCAGGAGATGCAAATGGCTGAGGTTTTGGAAAAGAAGGGTAAAATGTGGATAACCACAGGAATAGTGCGTGGTGGCCAGACTTTCTGCTTCCTTGAAGAGACATT ATTTCTTGCTGAAATTGGGGCACTGCATCTTCTAGGTGATAAAGATACCTGTTTAGCCCTAAAAGATATCTATGAGAAGGTCTCAGAGGGAAAGAGTGGATGCTGCTATGAGTTTTTTCAGGTTTATAGGCAATTGAAGTCACTCGGTTACATTGTTGGGCGGCATGGAGTAGCCTGGACAAttaagagttctaagagcaCCTCAGAGTCTCATTCTTTAAAAGAGAAGGATTCAGTCATTGAATTGTTCGGTAATATGCAGGTCAATGACAATTTTAGGCCAGCCTTTGATGTATACTATCCAAACAGCAGGTTTAGAAAGTCGGCCCCAGGCGATCCAAGCTTTGTGCTTTGCTTAGCTAG TGGCTCTCCACCATCGGAAGCTGAAATACAAGTCCTTGAGAAACAATTTAACGGCGTTCCTTTGAAATTTTGTCATGTTGAGCATGGACGG GAGTTTGGACAGGGGAAATGTTTTTGGTAG
- the LOC120012285 gene encoding zeatin O-glucosyltransferase-like isoform X1, whose amino-acid sequence MVNHCKTGQNGLKQQDVVVVMVPLPAQGHLNQLLQLSRLVSSYNIPVHYVGTTTHTSQAKHRVQGWDLLAATNIYFHSFKIPPHQTPSPADSNLSNRFPSYWLPAFNASLNLTEPVSKLLHALSIMSRRVIVIHDSLMASVVQEVGVISNAESYTFHSVSAFTIFLYILEQMEKKPIEYSNVLIPDEIPSLEGCFSLEFVDFMKSQYKYHKNISGKVYNTCRVIEGDYMDLLERQSKDKGIKHWALGPFNPIKLNPEKKRSESRHSCLEWLDIQDNNSVIYVSFGTSTSMNEQEISELAGGLRKSKQKFIWVLRDANKGHVFNEVRDVGRGKLPKGYEESVKEIGLVVRDWAPQLEILAHPAIGGFMSHCGWNSCMESITMGVPIAAWPMHSDQPRNTVLITKLLKIGIVVKDWERREKLVTSGIVEGAVKRLMASKEGDEMRKRAAELGSKVRRSTGEGGVSLREFDSFIAHITSTRR is encoded by the exons ATGGTTAACCATTGCAAAACAGGCCAAAATGGCCTAAAACAACAAGATGTTGTTGTGGTGATGGTGCCACTCCCTGCACAAGGCCACCTGAACCAGCTTCTCCAACTGTCTCGTCTGGTCTCCTCTTACAACATTCCAGTCCACTACGTTGGCACCACCACACACACCTCTCAGGCGAAGCACCGGGTGCAAGGATGGGATCTTCTGGCTGCCACCAACATCTATTTCCACAGCTTCAAAATCCCTCCACATCAAACACCATCCCCTGCTGACTCCAATTTATCAAACAGGTTCCCTTCTTACTGGCTTCCTGCTTTCAATGCCTCGTTGAACCTTACTGAGCCCGTTTCGAAGCTTCTACATGCACTTTCGATCATGTCCAGAAGAGTGATTGTCATCCATGATTCTCTAATGGCATCTGTGGTTCAAGAAGTTGGTGTGATTTCAAATGCAGAGTCATATACTTTCCACAGTGTGTCAGCTTTCACTATTTTCCTCTACATACTGGAACAAATggagaagaaaccaatagagTACTCAAATGTATTGATCCCTGATGAGATTCCATCTCTTGAGGGATGCTTCTCTTTAGAGTTTGTTGATTTCATGAAATCTCAATATAAGTACCACAAAAACATTTCAGGCAAAGTATACAACACTTGCAGAGTCATAGAAGGAGATTACATGGATTTGCTTGAGAGACAAAGCAAGGACAAAGGGATTAAGCATTGGGCATTAGgaccattcaacccaataaagtTGAATCCTGAGAAGAAAAGATCAGAAAGTAGGCATTCCTGCCTGGAATGGCTTGATATACAGGACAATAATTCAGTGATCTATGTGTCATTTGGGACATCAACATCAATGAATGAGCAGGAAATCAGTGAGCTAGCTGGTGGGTTGAGGAAAAGCAAGCAAAAGTTCATTTGGGTTTTGAGAGATGCAAACAAGGGACATGTTTTCAATGAAGTTCGTGATGTGGGAAGAGGTAAGCTCCCAAAAGGGTACGAGGAATCGGTGAAAGAAATAGGATTAGTGGTGAGAGATTGGGCACCCCAATTGGAGATTCTGGCACATCCTGCAATTGGTGGATTCATGAGTCACTGTGGGTGGAATTCTTGCATGGAAAGTATCACCATGGGAGTACCAATAGCAGCCTGGCCTATGCATTCTGATCAGCCAAGAAACACAGTACTCATAACAAAACTACTCAAAATTGGGATTGTTGTCAAGGACtgggagagaagagagaagctTGTGACATCAGGTATAGTTGAAGGTGCTGTGAAGAGGCTAATGGCTTCAAAAGAAGGGGATGAAATGAGGAAGAGAGCAGCAGAATTAGGCAGCAAAGTGAGGCGCTCCACCGGCGAAGGTGGGGTTTCTCTCAGGGAATTTGACTCATTCATTGCTCATATCACAAG TACTCGCAGATAA
- the LOC120013653 gene encoding folylpolyglutamate synthase, with translation MHVSTSIHPKCEVFGVSHFHGTERGLSIRTRWSLSCKPACIDSHSLVLRCKLHYQESGRIKGLRYPNMSFRITERGPINVAVNDDLPDLPLSISYDTAMEALSSLITQQKRGDKSPVVDKFRKMERMSRYLKILGLEERIAGLKIIHVAGTKGKGSTCTFCEAILRACGLQTGLFTSPHLIDVTERFRINGSDISEDKFLQYFWDCWNQLKENVSEDLPMPPLFQFLTILAFKVFVCEQVDVAIIEVGLGGKEDSTNVINEPVVCGITSLGMDHMETLGHTLAEIAAHKAGIFKPHVPAFTVPQVPEAMDVLQQTAYGLAVPLKVVAPLDSKQLQGVKLSLSGDHQLINAGLAASLCRCWLQKTGNWEKLFHNEERAADLPKAFLIGLSTAHLAGRAQIVYDCSSKSSDVTGDLIFYLDGAHSPESMEACAKWFSGAVTVDKQLSKSTSTSSSSAYHESILEGGRNGSIEHLKENADKSNMISKKILLFNCMELRDPEVLLPQILSTCASSGTHFSKAIFTPSTSKYTKVTSGTSVLPSEILNKDLSWQFSLQRLWEKIIHGKETNIALDNTSKMIKAGTLPSHEFLYKDASHCCPANKDFTCSAVIPSLPLTIKWLRDCVKENPSLRLQVLVTGSLHLVGDVLKLLRRRP, from the exons ATGCATGTTTCTACAAGTATTCATCCGAAGTGTGAAGTATTTGGTGTTTCACACTTCCATGGGACAGAGCGTGGATTGTCAATCAGAACAAGATGGAGCTTGTCTTGTAAACCTGCTTGCATAGACTCACACAGTCTCGTTCTTCGTTGTAAGCTACATTACCAAGAAAGCGGTAGGATTAAAG GCTTGAGATACCCAAATATGTCATTTCGAATCACGGAAAGAGGACCAATCAATGTGGCTGTCAACGATGATTTGCCAGACTTGCCTCTTTCAATTTCGTATGATACTGCCATGGAAGCACTTTCCTCTCTTATTACACAGCAGAAACGTGGTGACAAATCGCCTGTAGTTGACAAATTCAGGAAAATGGAGAGGATGTCGAGGTATCTTAAG ATATTAGGCTTGGAGGAACGTATTGCTGGGCTCAAGATAATCCATGTTGCTGGAACTAAAGGAAAG GGTTCAACTTGCACTTTCTGTGAGGCTATATTGAGGGCATGTGGTCTCCAAACTGGACTGTTTACTTCTCCGCACCTGATTGATGTGACAGAAAGATTCCGTATAAATGG GTCGGACATATCTGAAGATAAATTTCTACAGTATTTTTGGGATTGTTGGAATCAATTAAAG GAAAATGTTTCTGAGGACCTGCCAATGCCTCCTCTATTTCAGTTCCTCACTATTTTGGCGTTCAAGGTGTTTGTTTGTGAACAG GTGGATGTTGCTATTATTGAAGTCGGTCTTGGAGGTAAAGAGGATTCAACAAACGTG ATTAACGAACCTGTTGTCTGCGGCATTACTTCTCTGGGGATGGATCATATGGAGACATTGG GTCATACACTTGCAGAGATTGCTGCTCACAAGGCTGGAATTTTCAAG CCTCATGTTCCTGCTTTTACTGTTCCTCAAGTCCCTGAAGCAATGGATGTTCTTCAGCAAACAGCCTATGGCCTTGCG GTTCCTCTCAAAGTTGTTGCACCTCTTGATTCTAAGCAGTTGCAGGGGGTCAAGCTTAGCTTGTCAGGTGATCACCAGCTCATAAATGCTGGTCTTGCTGCTTCGCTCTGCAGATGTTGGCTGCAGAAGACAGGGAACTGGGAAAAGCTATTCCACAAT GAAGAAAGGGCAGCTGACTTGCCAAAAGCATTTCTTATAGGTCTTTCAACAGCACATCTTGCTGGGAGGGCTCAAATAGTTTATGATTGTTCTTCAAAGTCATCCGATGTAACCGGAGATCTGATCTTTTACTTGGATGGAGCCCACAGTCCTGAGAGCATGGAGGCTTGTGCCAAGTGGTTCTCAGGTGCCGTTACAGTGGACAAGCAGTTATCAAAATCTacatcaacatcatcatcatcagcttaCCATGAAAGTATTTTAGAAGGTGGCAGAAATGGTTCCATTGAACACTTAAAAGAAAACGCCGATAAGTCCAACATGATATCTAAGAAG ATTCTTTTGTTCAATTGCATGGAGTTGAGAGACCCTGAAGTTTTACTTCCTCAGATTCTAAGTACATGTGCTTCCTCAG GCACTCATTTCTCAAAGGCTATTTTTACTCCAAGCACGTCCAAATATACCAAGGTGACCTCTGGTACCTCGGTCCTTCCCTCCGAGATCTTGAACAAGGACTTGTCATGGCAATTTAGCCTTCAAAGACTCTGGGAGAAGATCATCCATGGAAAAG AAACCAACATTGCACTCGACAATACATCCAAGATGATCAAAGCAGGGACCTTACCATCTCATGAATTCCTTTACAAGGATGCTTCTCACTGCTGTCCTGCTAACAAAGATTTTACTTGCAGTGCTGTGATTCCTTCGTTGCCATTGACAATAAAATGGTTGAGGGATTGCGTTAAAGAAAACCCTTCTCTTCGACTTCAG GTTCTTGTCACCGGATCATTGCATCTGGTAGGAGACGTGCTGAAGCTACTAAGGAGACGACCATGA